A part of Variovorax sp. HW608 genomic DNA contains:
- a CDS encoding NADPH-dependent FMN reductase gives MALRFALDAAQRAGAQTAIVAGPLLEFPMYSQDRTERCSSASEMISLLRRCHGVIVASPGYHGSVSGLIKNALDYVEDMREDEAAYLDGRAVGCVACAFGWQATGSTLAALRSIVHALRGWPTPVGVAVNSSSQIFDTEGNCLDSAISKQLQLMARQVVEFARMRDGAGEYEKLVINN, from the coding sequence GTGGCCCTGCGCTTTGCGCTGGATGCGGCGCAGCGCGCGGGCGCCCAGACCGCGATCGTGGCCGGGCCCCTGCTGGAGTTCCCGATGTACTCGCAGGACAGGACGGAGCGTTGCTCCAGCGCGAGCGAAATGATCTCTCTGCTGCGCCGATGTCACGGGGTCATCGTCGCGTCGCCTGGCTATCACGGCTCGGTATCGGGCCTCATCAAGAATGCGCTGGACTACGTTGAAGACATGCGCGAGGACGAAGCGGCGTACCTGGACGGTCGTGCGGTGGGCTGCGTAGCCTGCGCTTTCGGATGGCAGGCCACCGGCAGCACGCTGGCCGCGTTGCGATCGATCGTGCATGCGCTTCGCGGCTGGCCGACGCCCGTTGGCGTGGCAGTCAACAGCAGTTCGCAGATCTTCGACACCGAGGGCAACTGCCTGGACAGCGCGATCAGCAAGCAACTGCAGCTGATGGCCAGACAGGTCGTCGAGTTCGCACGCATGCGTGATGGGGCGGGCGAGTACGAGAAGCTTGTGATCAATAACTGA
- a CDS encoding amidohydrolase family protein — MPDTTQATSTKYQLPDPIASFAGLINDTDGHEAMPIKRWGDTYGAEVQPLAAALLNAGNEGEAIIQHPDLDGDDTEITVESVWKVKMEKAPGSYDIKRRIEVMDFTGVHRQIMYPGIAPIYAHALYNKADDPSVFRSITGDRKAYAYRLMNIYNDWCARVSREQDRVRPTALLIDETPEAMYEKAKELVGKGVRLFMLATDEPPGGVSPASPRLDPLWSLLAAAKCPIVGHISISEKLLSTLEWRNAPAFKGWMLGAEFSLDPWTLTNIHLQIQNYVMTMVLGGVFDRHPGLVFGCAEFTGHWVGPLAENMDRFYGRTPFPSSQSHTKLKLKPSEYVRRNLRVACFDFEPVGTYIDRYGFEDVFCYASDFPHHEGGKDPMGSFVRSLEGKSQEILRKVFVDNGRALLPD; from the coding sequence ATGCCAGACACTACGCAAGCGACGTCCACGAAATACCAACTGCCCGACCCCATCGCGTCATTCGCAGGCTTGATCAACGATACAGACGGGCACGAGGCCATGCCGATCAAGCGTTGGGGAGATACGTACGGCGCGGAAGTCCAGCCGCTCGCTGCTGCGTTGCTGAACGCCGGCAATGAGGGTGAGGCGATCATCCAACATCCGGACCTCGACGGCGACGACACGGAAATCACGGTGGAGTCCGTCTGGAAAGTCAAGATGGAGAAGGCGCCCGGTTCCTATGACATCAAGCGACGCATCGAGGTGATGGACTTCACCGGTGTCCATCGCCAGATCATGTATCCGGGCATTGCACCTATCTACGCCCACGCACTCTACAACAAGGCGGACGACCCGAGCGTGTTTCGATCGATCACCGGTGATCGCAAGGCCTACGCCTACCGGCTGATGAACATCTACAACGACTGGTGCGCGCGCGTCTCGCGCGAACAGGATCGGGTGCGTCCGACGGCGCTGCTGATCGATGAGACGCCGGAGGCGATGTACGAGAAGGCCAAGGAACTGGTGGGCAAAGGCGTGCGTCTCTTCATGCTCGCTACGGACGAGCCTCCCGGCGGCGTATCGCCGGCGAGCCCGCGACTCGACCCCTTGTGGTCTCTGCTGGCAGCAGCCAAATGCCCCATCGTGGGCCATATCTCGATCAGCGAAAAGCTTCTTTCCACACTCGAGTGGCGCAACGCCCCGGCATTCAAGGGGTGGATGCTCGGTGCGGAGTTCTCGCTCGATCCGTGGACTCTGACGAATATTCACCTGCAGATCCAGAACTACGTGATGACGATGGTGCTGGGAGGCGTGTTTGATCGGCATCCCGGTCTTGTTTTCGGATGCGCGGAATTCACCGGCCACTGGGTGGGGCCGCTTGCGGAAAACATGGATCGCTTCTATGGCCGCACGCCCTTTCCATCGTCGCAGTCGCACACCAAACTGAAGCTCAAGCCTTCAGAGTATGTACGGCGTAACCTTCGCGTCGCGTGTTTCGACTTCGAGCCGGTCGGCACTTACATCGATCGCTATGGCTTCGAGGACGTGTTCTGCTACGCCAGTGACTTTCCTCATCACGAGGGCGGCAAGGACCCGATGGGGAGCTTCGTCAGGAGCCTGGAGGGCAAGAGCCAGGAGATCCTGAGGAAAGTGTTTGTTGACAACGGCCGGGCGCTGCTTCCGGACTGA
- a CDS encoding acyl-CoA dehydrogenase family protein codes for MDGTLSDEQRMLREMVERLAAERHGLDVRRTAILHEQGFHRPFWEELGQLGILGATLPEGCGGSGADPAAAMMVMSAFGKNLVIAPYVSTVICAAALLARVGTTAQQERYLPAVIGGTSVIAFACDVANDAAHINALQASAWPTAGGFEIEAHKTAVVGGIWSDHVIVIAKIEAEGGAIGAFILPVDAPGLGMRHARTIDGGSASTIHLHKAFVPDSARIGGRHDLREAIERICDEATAMLCADAAGSMDALLRATVEYARTRKQFGKPIGSFQALQHRMVDMLLACEQASSITQRAVSTLDGDPAERRSAVSAAKALVGKAGRMVAQAAVQIHGGIGITDELDVSHHFRRIEMINLQYGTVDQHLQRYAELLDAQGSSSHVR; via the coding sequence ATGGATGGCACACTGAGTGATGAGCAGCGCATGCTGCGCGAAATGGTGGAGCGGCTGGCCGCCGAGCGTCATGGGCTTGACGTCCGGCGCACAGCCATCCTCCACGAACAGGGCTTTCATCGTCCGTTCTGGGAGGAACTCGGGCAACTGGGAATCCTTGGCGCGACATTGCCCGAGGGATGCGGCGGTTCAGGCGCGGATCCAGCGGCTGCAATGATGGTCATGTCGGCGTTCGGCAAGAACCTCGTGATCGCACCCTACGTCTCGACGGTGATTTGCGCGGCCGCACTTCTCGCCCGGGTTGGTACGACTGCTCAGCAAGAGCGGTATCTTCCAGCTGTCATCGGCGGCACCAGCGTCATCGCGTTCGCATGTGACGTCGCGAATGACGCTGCTCACATCAATGCACTCCAAGCGTCGGCCTGGCCGACCGCGGGTGGATTCGAAATCGAGGCGCACAAGACGGCTGTCGTGGGCGGGATTTGGAGCGACCACGTCATCGTCATTGCGAAGATAGAAGCCGAGGGTGGTGCAATCGGTGCTTTCATCCTGCCTGTCGATGCACCCGGTCTCGGGATGCGCCACGCTCGAACCATCGATGGTGGCAGCGCCTCGACGATACATCTGCACAAGGCATTCGTACCGGACAGCGCCCGGATAGGCGGGCGCCACGATCTTCGGGAAGCGATCGAGCGTATCTGCGACGAAGCGACCGCTATGCTCTGCGCGGACGCGGCTGGATCGATGGACGCCCTCCTGCGCGCTACAGTCGAGTACGCGCGCACACGCAAGCAGTTCGGCAAACCGATCGGTTCGTTTCAGGCGTTGCAGCACCGCATGGTGGACATGCTGCTGGCGTGCGAGCAGGCTTCATCCATCACGCAGCGAGCCGTATCGACGCTCGATGGTGATCCGGCCGAGCGGCGGTCCGCGGTTTCCGCAGCGAAGGCACTCGTCGGGAAGGCCGGCCGGATGGTGGCTCAGGCGGCCGTTCAGATACACGGCGGCATCGGAATCACCGATGAGTTGGACGTAAGTCACCACTTCCGCCGCATCGAAATGATCAATCTCCAGTACGGCACGGTCGATCAGCATCTGCAGCGCTATGCCGAACTGCTCGACGCACAAGGGAGTTCCAGCCATGTCCGCTGA
- a CDS encoding acyl-CoA dehydrogenase family protein, with the protein MTTQPDTLESIDPAQFRAEVRAFLDQALTPQLRQAGSGQIGVFSPPEIGRLWHRRLYERGWITPTWPLEHGGRGWGPQQRLIFEQECALANAPTLSSAGLLMLGPLLIHFGTAEQKARFLPRLRSGEDYWCQGYSEPGAGSDLAALRCRARREGDDYIIDGTKIWTTHAHCADWIFVLVRTSTHERPQQGISFLLVDLRSPGVTVEPIISMSGEHEVNQVFFDGVRTAAANRIGEEGDGWTIAKRLLEFERSGVYGPRVRRMLAHARRLTQKDGRRWRDADFRRRFAEIAIECDALEAGELRILLGSEAKSSGVTTSLLKLAGTETLQRATELCVLAGGPGSMYAHDPTRRDGTAHEATVAMARYLNTRAATIYGGSSEVQRNILAKIALDL; encoded by the coding sequence ATGACCACGCAACCCGACACCCTGGAAAGCATCGATCCGGCTCAATTCCGCGCTGAAGTACGTGCGTTTCTCGATCAGGCTTTGACCCCCCAATTGCGGCAGGCCGGATCCGGGCAGATCGGTGTCTTCTCGCCACCCGAGATTGGGCGCCTGTGGCACCGCAGACTTTACGAGCGCGGTTGGATCACGCCCACGTGGCCCTTGGAGCACGGAGGCCGAGGCTGGGGGCCGCAGCAGAGATTGATCTTCGAGCAGGAGTGTGCGTTAGCGAACGCGCCCACGCTATCGTCGGCAGGCCTGCTTATGCTCGGGCCCCTGCTCATCCACTTCGGCACGGCGGAACAGAAGGCGCGCTTCCTGCCGCGCCTGCGATCGGGAGAAGACTATTGGTGTCAGGGCTACTCGGAGCCCGGCGCCGGCTCGGATCTTGCGGCACTGCGTTGCCGCGCCCGCCGTGAGGGCGACGACTACATCATCGACGGCACCAAGATATGGACCACGCACGCCCATTGCGCAGACTGGATATTCGTGCTTGTGCGCACCTCGACGCATGAGCGCCCGCAGCAGGGCATCAGCTTCCTTCTGGTCGACCTGCGCTCGCCGGGAGTGACGGTCGAGCCGATCATCAGCATGTCCGGCGAGCACGAGGTCAATCAGGTCTTCTTCGACGGCGTGCGAACTGCAGCGGCCAACCGAATCGGCGAAGAGGGCGACGGCTGGACCATCGCCAAGCGTCTGCTCGAATTCGAGCGCAGTGGCGTCTACGGCCCGCGCGTCCGTCGAATGCTGGCTCATGCGCGACGGCTCACCCAGAAAGACGGGCGGCGCTGGCGAGATGCGGACTTTCGTCGCCGCTTTGCGGAAATCGCTATCGAGTGCGATGCACTCGAGGCCGGCGAGCTGCGCATCCTGCTCGGAAGCGAAGCAAAGAGCAGCGGGGTGACGACCTCCCTCCTCAAGCTGGCCGGCACCGAGACGCTCCAGCGCGCGACCGAACTGTGCGTCCTGGCGGGAGGTCCCGGTTCGATGTACGCGCACGATCCCACGAGGCGGGATGGGACAGCTCACGAGGCAACGGTGGCGATGGCGCGGTACCTGAACACGCGGGCCGCCACGATTTACGGTGGATCCAGCGAGGTCCAGCGGAACATCCTCGCAAAGATTGCGTTGGACCTGTAA
- a CDS encoding Zn-ribbon domain-containing OB-fold protein, with the protein MSAEPIRSAEVPVVPFLVIGADASAHLVGSRCQGCGATIPGKRSVCMACGARSGLSPVRLAERGRLYSYTVVHRSFPGVKTPFVAAIVNLDGGGTLKGTLLGVAPDPQALPYDMPVKVVYRESGQKAASGSPFLAYYFVPSTGDQT; encoded by the coding sequence ATGTCCGCTGAGCCGATTCGGAGTGCGGAGGTACCGGTCGTGCCGTTCCTGGTTATTGGCGCCGATGCCAGCGCCCACCTGGTCGGTTCGCGCTGCCAGGGCTGCGGCGCCACCATTCCCGGAAAGCGCAGCGTGTGCATGGCGTGCGGCGCCCGCTCCGGCCTCTCGCCGGTTCGGCTCGCCGAGCGGGGGCGCCTGTACAGCTACACCGTTGTACATCGCAGCTTCCCCGGCGTGAAGACACCCTTTGTCGCGGCCATCGTCAACCTGGACGGTGGCGGAACCCTGAAGGGCACGCTTCTGGGGGTTGCGCCCGATCCTCAGGCCTTGCCCTACGACATGCCTGTGAAAGTCGTCTACCGGGAATCGGGTCAAAAGGCGGCCAGCGGCTCCCCCTTCTTGGCCTACTACTTCGTCCCGTCAACCGGAGATCAAACATGA